Proteins from a genomic interval of Sphingobacterium sp. SYP-B4668:
- a CDS encoding phytanoyl-CoA dioxygenase family protein, with protein MKNIFNYSGATISDFENAIDQFGWVIYENALNEGLIAQIINDLEPAYLQRREIQTQNGIETNMEGTLHHLLECDNFSLHFLEQMFCDKEMRFFLGGNYILNGFSAVINMKNDRPYVQNIHRDLRSFTGNMKMMIQMIVLLDHFTEENGATYLLSGSHKEDIKPSEEYFYKHADRAIAKKGSIILFDSNLWHAAGKNYTENARKVLTLSFTKPFFKPMFDFPRYLGYEFGESLSESLRQVVGYNARIPADLYEFYQPPHKRMYLSNQG; from the coding sequence TTGAAAAATATATTTAATTATTCTGGAGCTACTATTAGTGACTTTGAGAATGCAATTGATCAGTTTGGTTGGGTTATATATGAAAACGCTCTTAATGAAGGGCTGATTGCTCAAATTATTAATGACCTAGAACCGGCTTATTTGCAAAGAAGAGAAATCCAAACCCAAAACGGTATTGAAACAAATATGGAGGGAACCCTTCATCATTTATTGGAATGCGACAATTTTAGTTTACATTTTTTAGAACAAATGTTTTGTGATAAGGAAATGCGCTTCTTTTTAGGTGGAAACTATATCTTAAATGGGTTTAGCGCGGTTATTAACATGAAAAATGATAGGCCGTATGTTCAAAATATTCATCGGGATTTGAGAAGTTTTACCGGAAATATGAAAATGATGATCCAAATGATTGTGTTGCTTGATCATTTTACAGAAGAGAATGGTGCTACTTATTTACTTTCAGGCTCACACAAAGAAGATATTAAACCAAGTGAGGAATATTTTTACAAACACGCTGACCGGGCGATAGCAAAAAAAGGCAGTATTATCTTGTTTGATTCTAACTTATGGCATGCTGCCGGTAAAAATTATACTGAAAATGCTAGAAAAGTATTAACATTAAGTTTCACCAAACCATTCTTTAAGCCAATGTTTGATTTTCCAAGATATTTAGGTTATGAATTTGGAGAATCTTTAAGTGAAAGCTTAAGGCAAGTTGTTGGTTACAACGCCAGAATTCCAGCAGATTTGTACGAGTTTTATCAACCTCCTCATAAAAGAATGTATTTATCGAATCAAGGTTAA
- a CDS encoding GNAT family N-acetyltransferase yields the protein MDNLVYIRPLVLSDANVSYQWRNDSDIWKYTEFKPDRYISLETEQEWIKGKLENKDERRFAICLKENNQYIGNIQLLTINNGLASFHIFIGEKSLWGNGIGKQATKLILKYAFFELGLKCVLLEVNPLNISACKTYERMGFVAVGSNKVNGFIKMKLNKKEFPIQL from the coding sequence ATGGATAATTTAGTTTATATAAGACCATTGGTTTTAAGTGATGCAAATGTCTCTTATCAGTGGAGAAATGATTCTGATATCTGGAAATATACTGAATTTAAACCTGATAGATACATTTCTTTAGAAACTGAACAGGAATGGATAAAAGGCAAATTAGAGAATAAGGATGAACGACGGTTTGCAATTTGTCTTAAAGAAAACAATCAATACATAGGAAATATTCAGTTATTAACTATAAATAATGGACTGGCATCCTTTCACATATTCATAGGTGAAAAAAGCTTATGGGGAAACGGAATAGGCAAGCAAGCTACAAAGCTTATATTAAAATATGCTTTTTTCGAACTAGGTTTAAAATGTGTTTTATTAGAGGTAAATCCATTAAATATTTCTGCTTGTAAAACTTACGAAAGAATGGGTTTTGTTGCAGTAGGTTCCAATAAAGTAAATGGATTTATTAAAATGAAATTAAATAAAAAAGAGTTTCCCATCCAACTTTAG
- a CDS encoding GNAT family N-acetyltransferase has product MIKLLTLNERNEWNSYVKRSFVHDFYHTWHYHSLDNSGNPILLIYEEGEDFIAFPFLKRAIPDSSFFDLSSVYGYPGPIANKKFEHLDEGLIDNFKKSFLKFLKNEQIVSVFSRLHPFFDQYILMKEFEGVHENGLTVALDLNLPLDVQRKKYDRSTTRAIKRCRDKGYFVKESKRPEDIDTFIDIYTENMRRIGSTEYYLFDKQYFTNLIHSNEFDCRLLLVYLGDEITCVTIISFSHGIIQAHLVATKASYLNQSPAKFLVDEITIIGRERGMKFFHLGGGLGFKEDSLFRWKSAFSDLFLNYKSFRFIANHKAYNYLLDKRGIDKKIAIDYFPLYRAFITLFSSLSFI; this is encoded by the coding sequence ATGATTAAATTACTTACCCTTAACGAAAGAAATGAATGGAATTCTTACGTTAAACGCTCTTTTGTACACGATTTTTATCATACCTGGCATTATCATTCTTTAGACAATAGTGGTAATCCTATACTCTTGATTTATGAAGAAGGCGAAGATTTCATAGCCTTTCCGTTCCTCAAAAGAGCTATCCCTGATTCGTCATTTTTTGATTTAAGCTCTGTTTATGGATATCCTGGACCAATTGCAAATAAAAAATTCGAACACCTGGATGAAGGATTAATCGATAATTTTAAAAAGTCATTTTTAAAATTTCTGAAAAACGAACAGATAGTCTCCGTATTCTCCCGATTGCACCCTTTTTTTGATCAGTATATTTTGATGAAAGAATTTGAGGGGGTTCATGAAAATGGACTTACTGTTGCACTCGATCTGAATTTACCTTTAGATGTTCAGCGTAAAAAGTACGATCGGTCTACCACTAGAGCGATCAAAAGGTGCCGGGATAAAGGATACTTCGTAAAGGAATCAAAACGACCAGAAGATATTGACACATTCATTGATATCTATACAGAAAACATGCGTCGAATCGGATCCACTGAATACTATTTATTTGATAAGCAATACTTTACAAACCTAATTCATTCAAATGAGTTTGACTGCAGATTATTATTGGTTTATTTAGGTGATGAAATAACATGTGTAACGATCATCTCTTTTTCTCACGGCATTATTCAGGCACATTTGGTTGCTACTAAAGCATCATATTTAAATCAATCTCCTGCAAAATTTCTAGTTGATGAAATTACCATTATTGGACGGGAAAGGGGAATGAAGTTTTTTCATCTAGGTGGGGGGCTCGGCTTTAAGGAAGATTCCCTGTTCCGATGGAAATCGGCTTTTTCAGATCTGTTCTTAAACTATAAAAGCTTCCGGTTCATTGCAAACCACAAAGCATACAACTATTTGCTTGATAAGCGAGGAATTGATAAAAAAATAGCAATCGACTATTTCCCTTTATACAGAGCTTTCATTACCTTATTTTCCTCTTTATCATTTATCTAA
- a CDS encoding polysaccharide biosynthesis protein — translation MKKLLFSDKVHSRWLILLIDQLIVIWTLFISLLLTKKIESAELFYTSDILYIGLYSVISIYVFISMRIHTGIIRYSNTEDIFRVFMAVLISSIGFMLIGNLLVAPYFKLPWIWFDKALLLNFFISSSLLIILRIAVKHIFGYLKDLQPGNIKDNILIYGTDNTSILVKQALDTCQEAPINVFGFIDDDQDKINKHIEQKNVYPSFCIETLKKKYAINKVLLVGNDLNINGKKKAIEKCIELGIKVVTVPSSDKWLYGKLSPNQIQDLKIEDLLQREPIILKKNNVSKEINGKRVLITGAAGSIGSEIVRQVLNYNPEYIILCDQAETPLHELQLEIEDYYPQGKTKIFMANIQNKSRMKTLFEEFKPQIVFHAAAYKHVPMMENNPAEAILTNVLGTKNISDLSIDHEVEKFIMISTDKAVKPTNIMGASKRLAEMYIQSLNNNNILSASENVRANFKSLLKPKTKFITTRFGNVMGSNGSVIPRFKAQIEKGGPITVTHPEITRYFMTIPESVQLVLEAAAMGNGGEIFIFDMGDPVKIVDLAKNMIKLAGMAPDKDIKIVFTGLRPGEKLYEELLLLEEETIPTHHQKIKISKIIDYSFNYVHQVTEELLCLNSLNNDYEMVKKMKEILPDFISNNSKYEELDLFEAN, via the coding sequence ATGAAAAAGTTATTATTTAGTGATAAAGTACATTCAAGATGGTTGATATTATTGATCGATCAGTTAATCGTAATCTGGACACTCTTTATATCTTTATTGCTGACCAAAAAAATTGAATCTGCTGAATTGTTTTACACGAGCGATATCCTGTATATAGGTCTGTACAGTGTGATCTCTATTTACGTGTTTATCAGCATGAGAATTCATACAGGAATCATAAGGTATTCCAATACAGAAGATATCTTTCGTGTATTCATGGCAGTGCTAATAAGCAGTATTGGTTTTATGCTTATCGGTAATCTGCTTGTTGCTCCATATTTTAAACTTCCATGGATATGGTTTGACAAAGCACTGTTATTGAACTTTTTTATTTCTTCATCCTTGTTAATTATTTTGAGAATAGCCGTTAAACACATTTTTGGATATTTAAAAGATTTACAACCTGGAAATATAAAGGATAATATCTTAATTTATGGGACTGACAACACCTCAATCCTAGTGAAACAAGCACTCGACACCTGTCAGGAAGCACCTATAAACGTGTTTGGTTTTATTGATGATGATCAAGATAAAATAAACAAACATATAGAACAAAAAAATGTATATCCGTCATTTTGCATAGAAACACTTAAGAAAAAATATGCTATCAATAAGGTTTTATTAGTTGGCAACGATCTGAATATTAATGGAAAAAAGAAAGCAATTGAAAAATGTATAGAGCTGGGCATTAAAGTCGTTACAGTGCCGTCCTCTGATAAATGGCTATATGGCAAATTAAGCCCTAATCAGATACAGGACTTGAAAATTGAAGATCTTTTACAACGGGAACCTATTATCCTCAAAAAGAATAATGTATCAAAAGAGATAAACGGAAAGAGAGTTTTGATTACCGGAGCAGCAGGTTCAATCGGTTCCGAAATTGTACGTCAGGTTTTAAACTATAACCCAGAGTATATCATCCTCTGCGATCAGGCAGAAACACCTTTACATGAGCTTCAGCTTGAAATTGAAGATTATTATCCCCAAGGTAAAACCAAAATATTCATGGCCAACATCCAAAACAAAAGCCGGATGAAAACACTGTTTGAAGAATTTAAACCACAGATTGTTTTTCACGCGGCGGCTTATAAACATGTTCCGATGATGGAAAATAATCCTGCAGAAGCTATATTAACCAACGTATTAGGTACGAAAAACATATCCGATCTTTCGATAGATCATGAGGTAGAAAAGTTTATTATGATTTCTACAGACAAAGCTGTAAAACCCACTAATATTATGGGAGCTTCTAAACGTCTTGCAGAAATGTATATCCAATCGCTAAATAACAATAATATATTATCAGCTTCGGAGAACGTTAGAGCAAATTTTAAGAGTTTACTTAAACCAAAAACTAAATTTATTACGACCCGTTTCGGGAATGTTATGGGGTCAAACGGATCTGTCATTCCGAGATTTAAAGCTCAGATAGAAAAGGGTGGCCCAATAACAGTTACCCATCCCGAAATAACCAGATATTTTATGACTATTCCTGAATCTGTACAATTGGTATTGGAAGCTGCGGCAATGGGAAATGGAGGTGAAATCTTTATTTTTGATATGGGAGACCCGGTTAAGATTGTTGATCTGGCAAAGAACATGATCAAACTTGCCGGCATGGCGCCTGATAAGGATATCAAAATTGTTTTTACCGGACTACGCCCCGGAGAAAAGTTATATGAGGAGTTACTCCTTTTGGAAGAAGAAACTATTCCGACCCATCATCAAAAGATTAAAATATCTAAAATTATTGATTATAGCTTTAATTATGTTCATCAGGTTACAGAGGAATTATTGTGCTTAAATAGCTTGAACAATGACTATGAAATGGTAAAAAAAATGAAAGAAATTCTACCAGATTTCATCAGTAATAATTCCAAATATGAAGAGCTAGACTTGTTTGAGGCTAATTAG
- a CDS encoding family 20 glycosylhydrolase translates to MNKKHIGSVTLGLLMVVQGVSNAQEKLMKSALHVKWKIEETKPIDESSTSSFIIKNTGTKAVDIRDWSLMFNYLYPVKEDKGNTKFLVEHRNGDLYQLSFLDNSYHVIKPNDSLIVTFDAIAPLRTTSKAPGGLYFANRSGEKFDVVNYKIVEPKMDNAQMMEVLEKQYIFNQMGNAQQGQLILPTPVSLIRDSERTFLLPSKLSVQTDERFLDEAKIFVSDIKQLGWKASLSGKSKGVISIQSSQSLAADEYTLNIDGEGVVITASSATGAFYGLQSVKSLLVPHNPAKTNAFFPYVQVKDKPRYKYRGFMMDVARNFQDKKMVMKMLDAMAMYKLNVFHFHFTEDEAWRIEIPGLPELTEVGSQRSATFADGRSLQPAYRSGAKGKGRQYYTVKDYIEILQYAKARHIEVIPEIETPGHARAAIKSMESRYNRYMKSGEQDKAEMYLLHDIADKSIYNSAQNWNDNVINAALPSTYAFIGKVLDELKKMHQQAGVELRTVHLGGDEVPAGVWEKSPKIAELMKAANLKSVNDVWPYYIQKINNLVQERGLTMEGWEEMGMYNDGKGMGVNPQLTGKGMKLDVWNNLIGGGQEDLAYRLANEGYKVIFASASNFYLDMAWNTTFAETGLNWAAYTNLREAYTFAPENFFVNVTEIGKGRAKGAAYFKNKTKLTEIGKANFLGVKGAIWSETIGSAADMEYLVFPRFLAVAERAWSPVKSWEESASYDLKKFDKDFAEFSKKVGGVELPKLDKLNGGYAYRLPAVGVRLEGQNALVNTEYPAYQIFYTDDKSEPTLKSQPVKNGVVKLEKGKTYSFAVFASNGRKGRTYSFKYN, encoded by the coding sequence ATGAACAAAAAACATATAGGAAGCGTAACCTTAGGGCTATTGATGGTTGTACAAGGGGTTTCGAATGCACAAGAGAAGCTAATGAAGTCAGCTTTACACGTGAAGTGGAAAATAGAGGAGACGAAACCGATAGATGAATCGTCAACTTCTTCATTTATTATAAAAAATACAGGTACTAAAGCTGTAGATATAAGGGATTGGTCGCTTATGTTTAACTATTTATACCCGGTGAAAGAAGATAAAGGAAATACGAAGTTTTTGGTGGAGCACAGAAACGGTGACCTATATCAATTAAGTTTCTTAGATAACTCCTATCATGTCATCAAACCGAATGATTCACTGATTGTGACATTCGATGCGATTGCACCATTGCGAACTACGAGTAAGGCTCCAGGAGGCCTTTATTTTGCCAATAGGAGCGGCGAAAAATTTGACGTAGTCAATTACAAGATTGTGGAGCCAAAGATGGACAATGCACAAATGATGGAGGTATTGGAGAAGCAATACATATTCAACCAAATGGGCAATGCACAGCAAGGCCAATTAATATTACCGACACCTGTATCCTTGATTCGAGATTCTGAACGCACATTCTTACTGCCTAGTAAATTGAGTGTCCAAACAGATGAAAGATTTCTCGATGAAGCCAAAATATTTGTATCTGATATAAAGCAATTGGGATGGAAAGCATCACTTTCTGGAAAATCTAAAGGTGTTATTTCAATTCAGAGCTCGCAAAGCCTCGCAGCAGATGAGTACACGTTGAACATAGATGGTGAGGGTGTTGTGATAACCGCCTCTAGCGCTACCGGTGCTTTCTATGGACTGCAATCCGTCAAGTCTTTGCTTGTGCCTCATAATCCTGCCAAAACAAATGCATTCTTTCCTTATGTACAGGTGAAGGATAAGCCACGGTATAAGTACCGTGGATTTATGATGGATGTAGCCCGTAATTTTCAAGACAAAAAGATGGTTATGAAGATGTTGGATGCAATGGCTATGTACAAATTAAATGTATTCCATTTTCACTTCACTGAAGACGAAGCTTGGAGAATAGAGATTCCAGGACTTCCTGAGCTGACAGAGGTAGGTAGTCAAAGATCAGCAACATTTGCAGATGGTCGCTCTTTGCAACCTGCTTATAGATCGGGTGCTAAGGGCAAGGGACGGCAGTATTACACCGTTAAAGATTACATCGAAATCCTTCAATATGCAAAAGCAAGACATATCGAAGTCATACCCGAGATTGAGACACCTGGACACGCACGGGCAGCCATTAAATCAATGGAGTCTCGGTACAATAGGTATATGAAATCAGGAGAGCAAGATAAGGCCGAAATGTATTTATTACACGATATAGCCGACAAATCTATTTACAATTCAGCCCAAAATTGGAATGATAATGTCATCAATGCGGCACTACCCTCCACATATGCTTTTATTGGAAAAGTATTAGACGAGTTAAAGAAAATGCACCAACAAGCTGGAGTGGAGCTCAGAACTGTTCATCTAGGGGGCGACGAAGTGCCCGCTGGTGTATGGGAGAAATCGCCGAAAATAGCGGAACTGATGAAAGCGGCCAATTTAAAATCAGTCAATGACGTATGGCCCTATTACATACAAAAAATTAATAATCTGGTCCAAGAGCGTGGATTGACAATGGAAGGATGGGAAGAAATGGGAATGTATAACGATGGGAAGGGTATGGGCGTAAATCCACAGTTGACAGGAAAGGGAATGAAATTGGATGTTTGGAATAATCTCATTGGTGGTGGGCAGGAGGATCTTGCGTACCGTCTCGCAAATGAAGGATACAAGGTCATATTTGCAAGCGCCAGTAATTTTTATTTAGATATGGCCTGGAATACAACATTTGCAGAAACGGGTCTAAATTGGGCTGCTTATACAAACTTAAGAGAAGCCTATACTTTTGCGCCAGAGAATTTCTTTGTTAATGTCACTGAGATTGGAAAAGGAAGGGCAAAAGGCGCAGCGTATTTTAAAAATAAAACTAAGTTGACAGAGATTGGAAAGGCTAACTTTTTGGGTGTCAAGGGAGCAATATGGTCTGAAACGATAGGAAGTGCCGCAGATATGGAATATTTAGTATTTCCAAGATTTTTGGCGGTAGCTGAGCGCGCATGGTCTCCGGTAAAGAGCTGGGAGGAATCTGCTTCTTATGATCTCAAGAAATTTGATAAGGATTTTGCCGAATTTTCTAAGAAGGTAGGAGGGGTGGAATTACCAAAGTTAGATAAGCTAAATGGTGGCTACGCGTATCGACTGCCAGCTGTTGGCGTTAGGTTGGAGGGACAAAATGCATTGGTGAATACCGAATACCCAGCCTATCAAATATTTTATACGGATGATAAATCTGAACCTACACTGAAATCTCAACCCGTCAAAAATGGCGTAGTCAAGTTAGAGAAAGGAAAAACATACTCCTTCGCCGTTTTCGCAAGCAATGGTAGAAAAGGACGAACGTATAGTTTTAAATACAATTAA
- the ytxJ gene encoding bacillithiol system redox-active protein YtxJ, whose amino-acid sequence MIQWKDLSTVQQLDDIAQDSQIHVIFKHSTRCSVSSMAKRSLEYSAVLLPPDYSLYYLDLIRYREISNMISEKWQIHHESPQILVIKGDECLYYASHGDIEMADIIKFIS is encoded by the coding sequence ATGATTCAATGGAAAGATCTCTCAACCGTTCAGCAGCTTGACGATATCGCTCAGGACAGTCAAATTCATGTTATTTTCAAACACAGTACACGCTGTTCGGTAAGCAGTATGGCTAAGCGATCATTGGAGTACAGTGCCGTACTACTGCCTCCTGATTATAGCTTGTATTATCTAGATTTAATCCGCTATAGAGAGATTTCCAATATGATCTCCGAGAAATGGCAGATCCACCATGAATCGCCTCAGATACTGGTCATAAAGGGAGATGAATGTTTGTACTATGCCTCACACGGCGATATCGAAATGGCTGATATTATCAAATTCATAAGCTAA
- the ribH gene encoding 6,7-dimethyl-8-ribityllumazine synthase — protein MASTLKNLSDFSHIQVSDAKDFKFGIVVSQWNAQITGALLNGAVQGLLKHNTQEENIELVEVPGSYELISGADILLRDQTFDAIICLGCVIQGETRHFDFICDAVANGIANVALKYNRPVIFGVLTTDNLQQAEERAGGKHGNKGEEAAITAIQMANIGRKYTQ, from the coding sequence ATGGCAAGTACTTTAAAAAACTTATCTGATTTTTCTCACATCCAAGTTAGTGATGCGAAAGATTTTAAATTTGGAATCGTCGTATCCCAATGGAATGCACAAATCACAGGCGCATTGTTAAATGGTGCCGTACAGGGTTTATTGAAACATAATACCCAAGAAGAAAACATTGAGTTGGTTGAGGTACCTGGCAGTTATGAACTTATTTCTGGAGCGGATATCTTACTACGGGACCAAACATTTGATGCAATCATCTGTTTAGGTTGTGTGATACAGGGGGAAACTAGGCATTTTGACTTTATTTGTGACGCTGTTGCTAACGGCATTGCAAATGTAGCGCTCAAATACAACAGGCCGGTCATATTTGGGGTATTGACGACGGACAATTTACAACAGGCAGAGGAACGCGCAGGCGGTAAACACGGGAACAAAGGAGAAGAGGCTGCAATTACAGCTATACAGATGGCGAACATCGGTCGTAAATACACACAATAG
- a CDS encoding tetratricopeptide repeat protein: MSNNQTRAAEPANKPQKGSFFIENQKSITFIVSGIAVLILLYFGYQKLYLAPRAEKAANLVFKAEEYASSTDDSLQKKAIAGDGSYPGFKEIADEYSNTKSANIANAYLGGLYLREGKYAEAIEALEKYSDTGSEVLDPLVVGLLGDAYSEQKDYNKAASFYKQAAEKKENSYTSPLFLKKLGLVYEQLKENKKAEEAYTKIKNNYPESQEASLVEGLIARVKAEQ; the protein is encoded by the coding sequence ATGTCAAATAATCAAACCCGTGCAGCTGAACCTGCAAATAAACCTCAAAAAGGTTCATTTTTTATTGAAAACCAGAAAAGTATCACTTTTATTGTCAGTGGTATTGCAGTCCTTATATTATTGTATTTCGGTTACCAAAAGCTTTATTTAGCACCAAGAGCTGAAAAAGCCGCCAACTTGGTTTTCAAAGCAGAAGAATATGCTTCATCTACTGATGACTCTCTACAGAAAAAAGCGATTGCTGGTGATGGATCATACCCAGGATTCAAAGAAATCGCTGATGAATATTCTAACACGAAATCAGCGAATATCGCAAATGCTTACCTTGGGGGCTTGTACCTTAGAGAAGGTAAGTATGCTGAAGCAATAGAGGCTTTAGAAAAATACTCCGATACGGGCAGTGAGGTCTTAGACCCACTAGTCGTAGGTCTATTGGGCGATGCATATTCTGAACAAAAAGACTATAACAAAGCGGCCTCTTTCTATAAGCAAGCTGCAGAGAAGAAGGAAAACTCTTATACCTCCCCTTTATTCCTTAAAAAATTAGGCTTGGTGTATGAGCAGTTGAAAGAAAATAAAAAAGCTGAAGAAGCTTATACCAAAATAAAAAATAACTACCCAGAGAGCCAAGAGGCTTCTTTGGTAGAAGGGTTAATCGCTCGTGTAAAAGCCGAGCAATAG
- a CDS encoding nucleoside-diphosphate sugar epimerase/dehydratase — protein MKILNSVNQLSIVPRWIIFLFDIACASFAFFLAYSVYYNFSQEAFYRPTLAGEFLYGMSVTSIAFLIFKTHTGIIRYTSAVDSIRILSTILFVVIILFAVKLVLIALRIPTLLPTNLIILYALFAFVCLVIYRTSIKVFFQYTKAARDTKKNTLVFGAGDLGIAVKRTMDHDLRSINAIIGYLDDSDQKIGKSIDGVKIYSPNDLDKLINKLSVEELIIASHNIPAHRKNEIIDICLEYNVNVLTLPPVQKIINGDLNPNQIQKIKIEDLLERDPIKISNNNILDQLKGKRILVTGAAGSIGSEISKQLGKYSPQMIILCDQAESPLHNLQLDLQDLHKNQVYHTFIADVKNEERMIALFETFKPHVVYHAAAYKHVPMMENHPIEGVRTNIFGSFTIANLAVEYDVEKFVFVSTDKAVNPTNIMGATKRIAEIYVQSLNTHIQQSNPDKRNTRFITTRFGNVLGSNGSVIPRFKDQIEKGGPVTVTHPEITRYFMTIPEACQLVIEAGNMGQGGEIFVFDMGKSVKIVELAEKMIKLSGYIPNKDIQIKFTGLRPGEKLYEELLNDLENTMPTHHEKIMIAQVRENDFNYVNQELNKLFEIVKTQNETDMVRQMKRIVPEFKSQNSIYEVLDKEKVQIQ, from the coding sequence ATGAAAATACTAAATTCAGTCAATCAACTGAGCATCGTCCCGCGGTGGATAATATTTCTTTTTGATATTGCCTGTGCTTCTTTTGCATTTTTCTTAGCGTACTCTGTCTATTACAACTTCTCTCAAGAAGCATTTTATAGACCCACACTTGCGGGGGAATTCTTATACGGAATGTCCGTGACTTCTATCGCTTTTTTAATCTTTAAAACACACACGGGCATCATTAGGTATACTAGTGCAGTAGATTCGATAAGAATACTATCTACCATTCTTTTTGTGGTAATCATTCTATTTGCTGTCAAATTGGTGCTTATTGCACTTCGTATCCCCACTCTCCTCCCCACGAACCTGATTATCCTATATGCCTTATTTGCATTTGTTTGCTTAGTCATTTATCGCACGTCAATCAAAGTTTTCTTTCAATATACCAAAGCCGCTAGGGATACGAAAAAGAATACGTTAGTATTTGGAGCAGGAGACTTAGGAATAGCCGTTAAAAGAACGATGGATCACGACCTTAGGTCTATAAATGCTATCATTGGTTACCTGGATGATAGTGATCAAAAAATCGGAAAATCTATCGATGGGGTCAAAATCTATTCCCCGAATGACTTAGACAAACTCATCAACAAATTGAGTGTAGAGGAATTGATTATTGCATCGCACAACATTCCTGCACATCGTAAAAATGAAATTATTGATATCTGTCTAGAATACAATGTCAATGTGTTAACACTACCTCCAGTACAAAAGATTATCAACGGAGACTTAAACCCAAATCAGATACAAAAAATAAAAATTGAAGATCTATTGGAGCGAGATCCTATAAAGATATCCAACAATAACATATTGGACCAATTGAAAGGCAAGCGTATTCTTGTCACTGGGGCAGCCGGATCCATCGGAAGCGAAATATCCAAACAACTTGGAAAATATTCGCCGCAGATGATTATCTTATGTGACCAAGCCGAATCGCCACTGCACAATCTACAATTGGACCTCCAAGATTTGCACAAAAATCAAGTATATCATACCTTCATTGCTGACGTCAAGAATGAAGAACGTATGATTGCCCTTTTTGAGACCTTCAAACCCCATGTGGTCTATCATGCTGCCGCCTACAAACATGTCCCCATGATGGAAAACCACCCCATTGAGGGAGTTCGTACAAATATCTTCGGATCTTTCACCATTGCCAATCTAGCGGTGGAGTATGATGTTGAAAAATTTGTTTTTGTCTCTACAGATAAAGCGGTCAACCCAACAAATATCATGGGTGCTACTAAACGTATTGCTGAAATATATGTACAGTCACTAAATACCCATATCCAACAATCCAATCCTGACAAGCGTAATACGAGATTCATCACGACTCGATTTGGAAATGTACTGGGCTCCAATGGATCTGTCATCCCTAGATTTAAGGATCAAATTGAGAAGGGCGGCCCAGTCACGGTCACTCATCCGGAGATAACGAGATACTTCATGACCATCCCTGAGGCCTGTCAACTTGTTATAGAAGCTGGCAATATGGGTCAAGGTGGTGAGATTTTTGTATTCGATATGGGGAAATCGGTAAAAATTGTCGAATTAGCTGAAAAAATGATTAAGCTATCTGGTTATATCCCCAACAAAGATATTCAAATAAAATTCACGGGACTCCGCCCGGGGGAAAAGTTGTATGAAGAGCTCTTGAATGACCTAGAAAACACCATGCCTACTCATCATGAAAAAATTATGATTGCACAGGTCCGGGAAAACGACTTTAACTATGTAAATCAAGAACTTAACAAGCTATTTGAGATTGTTAAGACACAGAATGAAACTGACATGGTTAGACAAATGAAGCGTATCGTACCAGAGTTTAAAAGTCAGAACTCCATCTATGAAGTATTGGATAAAGAGAAAGTGCAAATCCAATAA